One Siniperca chuatsi isolate FFG_IHB_CAS linkage group LG8, ASM2008510v1, whole genome shotgun sequence DNA segment encodes these proteins:
- the neurl1b gene encoding E3 ubiquitin-protein ligase NEURL1B — protein MGNTTPKPDATLQPRPAVSRQYYTLPNNGAGVERRTSAPPVSVNVESPRFHPHAKGKNIRLDGQLRRATRKNSFCNGITFSHRPVHLYEKVRLRLNGVHTGWSGALRFGFTSLDPSELVTTDIPKYACPDLVTRPGYWAKALPERLALKDNVLSFWADRHGRVFYSINEGEPILFHCGLSIGCPLWAIIDIYGITQEVTLLESTFAESVGSSCLSAARLSAYLPQSSHDSANYSNNQLENNQAAAAKMANLQLTNYTQLIPCCSSTSSSSTPSSSASTGFSVPRVVRGLPSPLDNDLHFHPIRGSDVILSADRSAACIHFLDSSRTLVFSDRPLHVGETLYVEVGHLGLPYFGALLFGLTSCDPANLHAGDLPADPEVLLDRKEYWVVHRGFPMPCSGDVLSFSLMPSGEVHHGVNGVGRGRLLCVDSSQVLWAFFTLHGAVNRLRILGTLQSSPPSTSPSTSQSSSPDDSDSDLAFSVNRSSSASESSLVTAPSSPLSPPVSPTLTASELPSAGKNGECTICFDQEVDTVIYTCGHMCLCNDCGLKLKRQINACCPICRRSIKDVIKTYRP, from the exons ATGCGACTCTGCAACCACGCCCGGCGGTCAGCAGGCAGTACTACACCCTGCCTAACAATGGGGCAGGTGTGGAGAGAAGAACGTCTGCTCCTCCGGTCAGTGTCAATGTGGAGTCACCCCGATTTCACCCCCATGCCAAAGGCAAGAATATCAGGCTGGATGGGCAGCTTCGCCGTGCCACACGCAAGAACAGCTTCTGTAATGGCATCACCTTCAGCCACAGGCCTGTCCACCTCTATGAGAAG GTGCGTCTTCGCCTGAATGGTGTGCACACTGGCTGGAGTGGAGCTCTACGCTTTGGTTTCACTAGTTTGGACCCCAGCGAATTGGTCACTACAGACATCCCCAAATACGCTTGCCCAGACCTGGTGACACGGCCCGGCTACTGGGCTAAAGCTCTGCCTGAGAGACTGGCCTTGAAGGACAACGTGTTGTCATTCTGGGCTGATCGTCATGGAAGAGTTTTCTACAGCATCAATGAAGGCGAGCCCATCCTCTTTCACTGTGGGCTCAGCATCGGCTGTCCTCTGTGGGCCATAATAGATATCTATGGCATCACTCAGGAGGTCACACTGCTTG AAAGCACCTTTGCTGAGAGTGTGGGATCCAGCTGCCTGAGTGCGGCCCGTCTGAGTGCCTATCTGCCCCAGAGTAGCCACGACTCAGCCAATTACAGCAACAATCAGCTGGAGAACAAccaggctgctgctgccaaaATGGCCAACCTCCAGCTCACTAACTACACTCAGCTCAtcccctgctgctcctccacctcttcctcctccacaccATCCTCATCTGCCTCCACTGGATTCAGCGTCCCAAGGGTGGTCCGGGGCCTTCCTTCCCCGCTGGACAATGACTTGCACTTTCACCCGATCCGTGGCTCTGATGTAATACTCTCTGCAGACCGCTCAGCCGCCTGCATACACTTTCTGGACAGCAGTCGGACTCTGGTGTTCAGTGACCGGCCGCTGCATGTGGGTGAGACTTTGTACGTGGAAGTCGGCCACCTAGGCCTGCCCTACTTTGGGGCATTGTTGTTTGGTTTAACATCCTGTGACCCGGCTAATCTACACGCCGGGGACTTGCCGGCAGACCCTGAGGTTCTCCTGGATCGTAAAGAGTACTGGGTGGTGCACCGGGGCTTCCCCATGCCTTGCTCTGGAGATGTGCTCAGCTTCAGTCTGATGCCCAGCGGAGAGGTGCACCATGGGGTGAATGGAGTGGGACGTGGCAGGCTGCTCTGTGTGGACTCTTCTCAGGTCCTGTGGGCCTTTTTCACCCTGCATGGGGCTGTCAACAGACTCAGGATACTAG GAACACTGCAGTCCAGTCCTCCCTCCACATCCCCCAGCACTTCTCAGAGCAGCAGTCCAGATGACAGTGACTCAGACCTGGCGTTCAGTGTCAACAgatcctcctctgcctctgaaTCCTCTTTGG TGACTGCTCCCAGCTCCCCTCTCAGTCCTCCTGTCTCTCCCACCCTCACTGCCTCAGaactgccctctgctggaaaAAATGGAGAATGCACCATTTGCTTCGACCAGGAGGTGGACACAGTCATCTACACCTGTGGACACATGTGTCTGTGCAACGACTGTGGGCTGAAGCTGAAGAGACAGATCAATGCATGCTGTCCAATATGTAGGAGGTCTATCAAAGATGTTATCAAAACATATCGGCCATGA